The stretch of DNA TTCAGCAGCAAGCGATTTGCCCAAATGATAGAGAACGACTAACGATGCCGCAATCCCTCGGCTCGCCTGTAAAGACTGATACTTACGCATAATTTATATTGCCTGCTAAGCGCACTCTAGATTGCGTTACTTATGCCTATCTCTGTCGCGAAATAGGTGCAAACCCAACTAGAAAATCTAATAGAGTCATTAACCAAACACATCAAAAGGATTTAGCTAAAGTGATCTCGAAATTTTGCGTAGCCTAAACTAGCAGCCAGAAAGTCGAGATCAACGAAAGCCTTAACACACATTATGCTGTGGGAACAGATGGCATAATACGTCCGCCACACATGCCTAGAATGAATCTTTCGCCATCAGAAAGTGGCCGCAGTTCAGATTTTAAATTTTCAGAACTACGACAAAATCACCAATAATTTATTTTCATAATATACGGTTTTTGCAATTATTAGTCAAAGAAATAATATTTTTGTTATTGGCAATATCTAGATAATTTAGCGCAGACAAATTTGACGATTCAGCTAAGAAAGCAGAACTCATTTTACTAATACCACTTGTATAAATTACTTGGATTAAATAGAAATACGATTCGATATTTGAAGAATTAACTTTAGAACTTCTAACTGAAGCACAGCTTGTTTAGCCAACATATTTGCCAACCACTAATTAATACTGGTGCAGATAGAGAAAATCCGGACAACATTGAGTCTAGATTAAATATTTTTTAGATCTTTTGATATCTGGCAGCTAAAAACTTGGATTTCCCTTTATCTAGTTGATTTAGAGAGTATTATGCGATTTGCAAACAACTTTCGGGTGCAAAAGCATAAATTATCAGTTTTTCCATTATTCTGCGCTGTAAATCTAAAATTCATATAGTCCAGATCAACTTTGCAAAATCTTGATAATTAGTCGCACATTTTATGCATTCATATATCTGAAAGTAGATTTTTTTACATCTTTAGATAGATATTTCTCTTTGTTTATTCGATGTTGATTAGCAAAATTTTAGTATAGGTGATCTAAGTATCTGTCTGGATTGGCTTTTCAGTAATTCTTCTTCCCCATACCTTTGGTAGTGCGATGCACATACTCTCAATCTGTAAACGAGCTCGCTGACCTACATAATTTGCTAGCTTGATGCATGGTATATCAATATATGTGGTTGCAAAGTAGGCACTTAAAATGCTTAAGCTAAAGCCCAAAATTAGCGTGATTAAAAATGAGAATTCATGGGTGTAATACTGATTTAGCTGTAGAAAAAACCAAGATGATAATGAGCCAAGAATTAGAAAATGAATGATGTACACGCCATAGGATATTCGACCAATAAACAGCAAATATTTTTGATTAAGCAAATTCTGGACTTGGCGATTTAGACAGAGCAGTAAAAATAGCAATAATGCCGTGAGCATGGGATAGCCACCGCCAAACCCATTATCATCTGGGAGATAAGCATAAATTGTCCGGCTCAAGAAGCCAAACTTGGCATAGTGCGGATAGGATGACAGATAGACTAGGAGCGCAGTTAAGCTACCCATCGCCCAATGATTCACCCAAGTCTTCTGAGTTTGAGGCCAAGCGTCTAATACACCATGCTTTAAGCCAGTAGCAATGAGCATACCCAGCCAAAATCCCTGATAGAGACTATTGTGAAAAACAACTACGAGGGTAAATAGCAGCGCAACGAGATATTTGGAATTCTTGAAAAATAGTAGAAATAGTAGTGACATAAAAGACCCGTATAGCTCGATCCTAATCGTCCACAACGGGGGATTGTAAAGGTAGCCATTTCGGAATAAAGAAATTGTCGCGGTATGAAGTAGTTTTAGAAGACTAAACTCACCTTGCCAAAATTGATTAAACCAGTCACTGGATATATTTACGCCAACAAGCGTGTGATTAAAATATAAGCCGTTGCGCCATAAGCTAGCACTCAGCAAAATACTGAATAGAGCCAAGCCTGCCAGACGAATAGGGCGCTTGACCATTGCAACTAAAATATCAGTATGCTTGCCAGATGCACCAATGTATCGGTAACTTAGTAAAAATCCGCTTAAAATAAAGAATAGGCAAACAGCAAGATGGCCGTTAAGCAGCAATCCAAATGGTGGAAAGAAGAAGAGCTTTTCCCATGTCTGATGCTGCTGACCACCAGCCGATCCAAATACTGAATATGGATAGAATGCTGCGAAGTAATGTACTAAAACAACAATAACAGCCGCAATCCCCCTCAACGCATCAAGGT from Romeriopsis navalis LEGE 11480 encodes:
- a CDS encoding acyltransferase family protein produces the protein MKQSRLFYLDALRGIAAVIVVLVHYFAAFYPYSVFGSAGGQQHQTWEKLFFFPPFGLLLNGHLAVCLFFILSGFLLSYRYIGASGKHTDILVAMVKRPIRLAGLALFSILLSASLWRNGLYFNHTLVGVNISSDWFNQFWQGEFSLLKLLHTATISLFRNGYLYNPPLWTIRIELYGSFMSLLFLLFFKNSKYLVALLFTLVVVFHNSLYQGFWLGMLIATGLKHGVLDAWPQTQKTWVNHWAMGSLTALLVYLSSYPHYAKFGFLSRTIYAYLPDDNGFGGGYPMLTALLLFLLLCLNRQVQNLLNQKYLLFIGRISYGVYIIHFLILGSLSSWFFLQLNQYYTHEFSFLITLILGFSLSILSAYFATTYIDIPCIKLANYVGQRARLQIESMCIALPKVWGRRITEKPIQTDT